From a single Brassica napus cultivar Da-Ae chromosome C9, Da-Ae, whole genome shotgun sequence genomic region:
- the LOC106439661 gene encoding V-type proton ATPase subunit E1 — MNDIDVSNQIQQMVRFIRQEAEEKANEISVSAEEEFNIEKLQLVEAEKKKIRQDYEKKEKQADVRKKIDYSMQLNASRIKVLQAQDDIVNAMKDQAAKDLLNVSGDEDAYKQLLKDLIVQCLLRLKEPSVLLRCREEDLGLVESILEDAKEEYAGKANVHAPEVAVDTTIFLPPPPTSSDPHGLHCSGGVVLASRDGKIVCENTLDARLDVAFRMKLPVIRRSLFGQVAA; from the exons ATGAACGACATCGATGTGTCGAATCAGATCCAGCAGATGGTGAGATTCATTCGCCAAGAGGCCGAGGAGAAGGCAAACGAGATCTCCGTCTCCGCTGAAGAA GAATTCAACATCGAGAAACTGCAGCTAGTTGaggcggagaagaagaagatcaggCAAGACTatgagaagaaggagaagcaaGCTGATGTACGTAAGAAGAT TGATTACTCGATGCAGCTGAATGCGTCAAGGATCAAAGTTCTTCAAGCTCAGGACGATATTGTCAATGCCATGAAAGACCAAGCAGCAAAAGATCTTCTCAACGTCAGTGGCGATGAGGATGCCTACAAACAGCTTCTCAAGGATCTCATTGTTCAG TGTTTGCTTCGGTTGAAGGAGCCTTCTGTGTTGTTGCGTTGCCGTGAAgaggatttgggtttagttgAATCTATTCTTGAGGATGCGAAGGAGGAGTATGCTGGTAAAGCAAATGTTCATGCTCCAGAGGTTGCCGTTGACACAACCATATTCCTTCCCCCTCCTCCTACTTCTAGTGATCCTCACGGTCTCCACTG CTCTGGAGGTGTTGTGTTAGCTTCTCGTGATGGGAAAATCGTGTGCGAGAACACCCTCGATGCCCGTCTTGATGTTGCATTCCGTATGAAACTTCCAGTG ATCCGTAGGTCGTTGTTCGGCCAAGTTGCTGCCTAA
- the LOC106439671 gene encoding RNA-dependent RNA polymerase 2, whose protein sequence is MIPEKGNFFEKSKLSEILRSTHSFSRISLSSSLLILSDLSTPIMVSDTTRSTVKLTNVPQTIVAEELLRFLELHLGADSVFALEIPTSRDNWKPRDFALVQFTSLEAKSRAQHLSSQSKLLFKSRNLRVSEAYDDIVPRPVDPRRRLDGVVLTAGFPEAEEGRFCALEKWEGVRCWAIEEKRRVEFWIWESGDCYKCEVRFEDVLETVPCCVDGVDEINAFLLRLKYGPKIYKQVSGPHIATKFKSGRYSFCKEDFDFMWIRSTDFSGLKSIGTSTCFCLEVDNASTMSDIFSSLPYYREDTLSLTLVDGYTFASANQIVPLLNAANLGIEIPYEILFQLNSLVHAQKISLFAASNMGLISILCGLSLETALVILKKLHQQSSICYDPISFVKAQSQYVVKKTAHSPAAAYKRLTEQNIMSCQRAYVTPSKIYLLGPELETANYVVKNFAEHAPDFMRITFVEEDWSKIPANALSVNSKEGYFVKPFRTNIYHRVLSILGEGITVGPKMFEFLAFSASQLRGNSVWMFASNEKVKADDIREWMGCFRKIRSISKCAARMGQLFSASRQTLNVRAQDVEQIPDIEVTTDGADYCFSDGIGKISLAFAKQVAQKCGLSHIPSAFQIRYGGYKGVIAVDRSSFRKLSLRDSMLKFDSNNRMLNVTRWTESMPCFLNREIICLLSTLGIEDAVFEAMQAGHLSILGNMLEDGHAALNVLQKLSGESSKNLLVKMLLQGYAPSSEPYLSMMLRVHHESQLSELKSRCRILVPKGRILIGCMDEMGILEYGQVYVRVTLTKAELESREQSYSRKIDEETSVVVGKVVVTKNPCLHPGDIRVLDAIYEVNFEQKGFLDCIVFPQKGERPHPNECSGGDLDGDQFFVSWDEKLIPSQMDPPMDYAGSRPRIMDHDVTLEEIHKFFVDYMISDTLGVISTAHLVHADCDPERARSQKCIELANLHSRAVDFAKTGAPAEMPYALKPREFPDFLERFEKPTYISGSVFGKLYRAVKSTLAQRKPEDAESEDKKKMAAYDSTLEEAGFDNFIETAKAHRDIYAEKLSSLMNYYGAANEEEILTGILRTKEMYLQRDNRRYGDMKDRITLSVKDLQSEAMGWFEKSCKDEQQRKKLASAWYYVTYNPSYCDEKPRFLSFPWIVGDVLLGIKAESAERERD, encoded by the exons ATGATTCCAGAAAAAGGCAACTTTTTCGAAAAAAGCAAACTTTCTGAGATTCTTCGCTCTACTCACTCTTTCTCgagaatctctctctcttcttcactcTTGATTCTCTCTGATCTCTCCACGCCAATCATGGTCTCAGATACGACGCGATCGACGGTTAAACTCACCAACGTCCCTCAAACCATAGTCGCCGAAGAACTCCTCCGCTTCCTAGAGCTCCACCTCGGCGCAGACTCCGTATTCGCCCTCGAAATCCCGACCTCTCGCGATAACTGGAAGCCACGCGACTTCGCACTCGTGCAATTCACCTCCCTCGAAGCCAAGTCTCGCGCTCAGCACCTCTCCTCCCAGAGCAAGCTCCTCTTCAAGTCCCGTAACCTAAGAGTCTCCGAAGCCTACGACGACATCGTCCCTCGCCCCGTAGATCCCAGGAGAAGGCTCGACGGCGTCGTTTTGACCGCTGGGTTTCCGGAAGCGGAGGAAGGGAGGTTTTGTGCCCTAGAGAAATGGGAAGGCGTGAGGTGTTGGGCTATAGAGGAGAAGCGGAGAGTGGAGTTTTGGATTTGGGAAAGTGGTGATTGTTACAAGTGTGAGGTTAGGTTTGAGGATGTCCTTGAAACTGTTCCCTGCTGCGTCGATGGCGTGGATGAGATCAATGCGTTTCTTCTCAGG CTGAAATATGGACCCAAGATATACAAACAAGTATCAGGACCGCATATCGCCACAAAGTTCAAATCTGGCCGGTACAGTTTCTGCAAGGAGGATTTTGATTTCATGTGGATTCGCTCAACTGATTTCTCTGGTCTAAAGTCAATCGGTACATCCACTTGCTTTTGTCTGGAAGTGGATAACGCCTCAACGATGTCTGACATCTTCTCAAGCTTACCTTACTACAGAGAAGACACTTTGAGCCTAACCCTGGTGGATGGGTATACATTTGCCTCTGCTAATCAAATTGTCCCCCTCTTGAATGCAGCTAATCTGGGGATAGAGATTCCATATGAGATCCTTTTCCAACTCAATTCGCTGGTTCATGCGCAGAAAATCAGTCTTTTCGCTGCTTCAAATATGGGATTGATCAGCATCCTCTGTGGTTTGAGCTTGGAAACCGCATTGGTGATCCTCAAGAAACTGCACCAGCAAAGCTCTATTTGTTATGATCCCATCTCATTTGTCAAGGCTCAGTCGCAGTATGTGGTTAAGAAGACGGCGCATTCCCCTGCAGCAGCCTATAAGAGATTGACTGAGCAGAACATAATGAGTTGTCAGAGAGCCTATGTTACGCCTTCAAAGATTTATCTGCTGGGTCCAGAGCTTGAGACTGCCAATTACGTTGTGAAGAACTTTGCGGAGCATGCCCCGGATTTCATGAGAATTACTTTTGTGGAAGAAGATTGGAGCAAGATTCCAGCTAATGCGCTTTCTGTGAACTCCAAGGAAGGCTATTTCGTGAAACCCTTTAGAACCAACATCTATCACAGGGTGTTGTCAATCCTTGGAGAAGGGATCACCGTCGGGCCTAAAATGTTTGAGTTCTTGGCTTTCTCAGCGAGCCAGCTGCGAGGAAATTCTGTCTGGATGTTTGCTTCTAACGAGAAAGTGAAAGCTGATGATATAAGAGAATGGATGGGTTGTTTTCGTAAGATCCGAAGCATTTCGAAATGTGCTGCTAGGATGGGCCAGTTGTTCAGTGCTTCTCGGCAGACACTTAATGTCCGTGCGCAAGATGTTGAGCAGATTCCTGACATAGAAGTGACTACTGATGGTGCTGACTACTGCTTCTCCGACGGCATAGGGAAAATTTCGTTGGCATTTGCTAAGCAAGTTGCACAGAAGTGTGGACTGAGCCATATCCCTTCAGCGTTTCAAATTCGATATGGTGGCTACAAAGGTGTGATTGCCGTTGACCGCAGTTCCTTCAGAAAGCTGTCTCTGCGTGATAGTATGCTAAAGTTTGATTCCAACAACAGGATGCTCAACGTGACCAGGTGGACAGAGTCGATGCCTTGCTTCTTAAACCGGGAGATCATTTGCCTTTTGTCGACTCTCGGAATAGAAGACGCGGTGTTTGAGGCGATGCAAGCGGGGCATCTATCTATACTGGGGAATATGCTTGAAGACGGCCACGCGGCATTGAATGTTCTGCAGAAATTGAGCGGAGAAAGCTCCAAGAATCTGCTTGTTAAGATGCTGTTACAAGGATATGCACCGAGTTCAGAGCCTTACCTCTCAATGATGCTTCGTGTGCACCACGAGAGCCAGCTTTCTGAACTGAAGAGTAGGTGCAGGATACTTGTACCCAAAGGACGTATCTTGATCGGTTGCATGGATGAAATGGGTATACTGGAGTATGGCCAAGTGTACGTTCGTGTTACACTGACGAAAGCGGAACTGGAATCTCGCGAGCAGAGCTACTCCCGCAAGATTGATGAGGAAACATCTGTGGTGGTTGGGAAAGTGGTTGTGACGAAAAACCCATGCCTTCACCCTGGAGACATCAGAGTTCTTGATGCAATATATGAGGTCAATTTTGAACAAAAGGGATTTCTCGACTGCATCGTCTTTCCTCAGAAGGGAGAAAG GCCACATCCAAATGAATGTTCTGGTGGTGATCTCGATGGAGACCAGTTTTTTGTTAGCTGGGATGAGAAGCTTATACCGAGCCAAATGGATCCTCCAATGGACTACGCTGGAAGCAGACCTCGTATAATGGATCATGATGTCACCTTGGAG GAAATCCACAAATTTTTCGTTGATTATATGATAAGCGACACGCTAGGGGTTATTTCAACTGCACATTTGGTTCACGCAGACTGTGACCCGGAGAGAGCCCGGAGCCAGAAATGTATAGAGTTAGCAAACCTTCACTCTAGAGCTGTTGATTTCGCGAAAACCGGAGCTCCAGCCGAGATGCCTTACGCCTTAAAGCCCAGAGAGTTCCCTGATTTCCTGGAACGGTTCGAGAAACCTACGTACATCTCTGGGTCCGTGTTTGGGAAGCTCTACCGTGCTGTGAAAAGCACTCTAGCACAGAGAAAGCCAGAAGACGCTGAGAGCGAggacaagaagaagatggcGGCTTATGACTCGACGCTTGAAGAAGCTGGCTTTGACAACTTTATAGAGACGGCCAAAGCTCACAGAGACATATACGCCGAGAAGCTGAGCTCGTTGATGAACTACTACGGAGCTGCTAACGAAGAAGAGATTCTCACGGGGATTTTGAGAACCAAGGAGATGTATCTGCAGAGAGATAACCGAAGGTATGGTGATATGAAGGATAGGATTACATTGTCGGTTAAGGATTTGCAGAGCGAGGCAATGGGATGGTTTGAGAAGAGCTGCAAGGATGAACAGCAGAGGAAGAAGCTAGCATCGGCTTGGTACTATGTAACATACAACCCGAGCTATTGCGATGAGAAGCCGAGATTCTTGAGCTTTCCGTGGATCGTAGGCGACGTTTTGCTGGGGATAAAGGCTGAAAgtgcggagagagagagagactga